The following coding sequences lie in one Ostrea edulis chromosome 8, xbOstEdul1.1, whole genome shotgun sequence genomic window:
- the LOC130046634 gene encoding multiple epidermal growth factor-like domains protein 10 isoform X2: MLLAMALTLWSSIFLIIKVGYCYVNLSRKKGTVASQSSTHEGAFLASRSIDGNKGQTYRECSHTALGHSIAWFQVDLGGEYSLESVKIYYRNDANWCPYRFRQFYLDVSNGSAGSTTTLTSQRKRCYKDNTTALATPPSVIDISCKETARYVIVETTYNAQEAIYLNLSGPVLEICEIEVYGCSVGRYGESCSRCHGCSTCDIISGACPCSDTCVNSACNTSNEYCTEGCITGYWGKMCKSQCSQYCIGNTCEQGNGMCTTGCADFYYGYTCEHQCDPQYSPRSCDRVTGVCSGCNTGYYSQFCNRTCSPYCKSGTCDAHNGHCNGGCKTNWAGDLCENK, translated from the exons TAAATCTAAGCAGAAAAAAAGGAACAGTAGCTTCTCAAAGCTCCACACACGAGGGGGCATTTCTAGCGAGTAGATCCATTGACGGAAATAAAGGCCAGACATACAGAGAGTGTTCACACACAGCTCTAGGACACTCCATAGCGTGGTTCCAAGTCGACCTTGGAGGCGAATATAGTTTGGAATCTGTGAAAATATACTACAGAAATGATG CTAATTGGTGTCCATATCGATTTCGTCAGTTCTACTTAGATGTATCAAACGGATCGGCGGGCTCCACTACAACCTTAACGTCACAGAGAAAACGCTGTTACAAGGACAACACAACCGCCCTGGCCACGCCTCCATCCGTGATTGATATTTCTTGTAAAGAAACAGCGAGATACGTCATCGTGGAGACCACGTACAACGCCCAGGAAGCTATATATCTTAACCTGAGTGGGCCTGTGCTGGAGATTTGTGAGATAGAAGTTTATG GCTGCAGTGTAGGGAGATATGGAGAATCATGTTCACGTTGTCATGGTTGTTCAACATGTGACATCATTAGTGGGGCGTGTC CTTGTAGTGATACCTGTGTAAATTCTGCATGCAATACATCTAATGAATACTGCACCGAGGGCTGTATCACGGGGTACTGGGGGAAAATGTGCAAGTCACAGTGTAGCCAATACTGCATAGGAAACACTTGTGAACAAGGAAACGGAATGTGTACCACGGGGTGTGCTGACTTTTATTATGGATACACATGTGAACACCAGTGTGACCCCCAGTATAGTCCCCGGTCTTGTGACAGGGTCACTGGAGTGTGTAGTGGCTGTAACACTGGGTATTACAGTCAATTTTGTAACAGAACATGCAGTCCTTACTGTAAGTCGGGAACATGTGATGCACACAACGGACATTGCAATGGGGGCTGTAAAACAAACTGGGCAGGAGATCTCTGTGAGAATAAGTAA